A stretch of the Alphaproteobacteria bacterium genome encodes the following:
- a CDS encoding D-alanine--D-alanine ligase, with protein sequence MTRRVAVLMGGLSAEREVSLVSGAAVIKALTSLGYSVIAIDVGHDIVTKLAPMRSSVDVIFNALHGQHGEDGCVQGLCELMDIPYSHSGVLASALAMNKPLAKRLFQEAGIPVAASRVVTRDEVLAGHPMRRPYVLKPIDEGSSVGVRLFVDDDAPPPFDSEPWPYGNEVMAEAYIPGREITVAVMGNKPLGMLEIRPHEGFYDYDTKYLEGRAEHLIPAPIPGTDHAAALDIAERAHRALGCEGVSRADFRYDDSEQGMGLRLLEINTQPGMTPQSLVPEIAAHAGLSFSELVDWIVEDAICRA encoded by the coding sequence ATGACACGGCGGGTGGCAGTGCTGATGGGCGGCCTTTCCGCTGAACGCGAAGTCTCGTTAGTGAGTGGTGCCGCCGTGATCAAAGCACTAACCAGTCTAGGATACAGTGTCATAGCAATCGATGTCGGACACGATATTGTCACCAAGCTCGCCCCAATGCGTTCCAGTGTGGATGTGATCTTCAACGCCCTGCACGGCCAGCATGGTGAAGACGGCTGCGTCCAAGGCCTCTGCGAGCTCATGGACATCCCCTACAGCCATTCTGGAGTATTGGCTTCGGCCCTGGCGATGAACAAGCCCTTAGCTAAGCGCCTTTTCCAGGAAGCCGGGATACCGGTCGCAGCCAGCCGAGTGGTGACGCGTGACGAGGTGCTCGCCGGCCATCCCATGCGACGACCCTATGTACTCAAGCCGATCGATGAGGGCTCCAGCGTCGGCGTCCGCCTGTTTGTCGACGACGATGCGCCACCGCCTTTCGACTCTGAGCCCTGGCCCTATGGCAACGAAGTGATGGCAGAGGCCTATATTCCCGGCCGCGAGATCACCGTTGCGGTGATGGGAAATAAGCCGCTCGGAATGCTGGAGATCCGCCCACACGAGGGCTTCTACGATTACGATACCAAATATCTTGAAGGCCGCGCCGAACACCTTATCCCAGCGCCAATACCCGGGACCGACCATGCGGCCGCACTTGACATTGCCGAGCGAGCGCATCGCGCCCTTGGCTGTGAAGGCGTCAGCCGCGCCGACTTCCGATACGACGACAGCGAACAGGGCATGGGCCTACGCTTGCTCGAGATCAACACTCAACCGGGCATGACGCCACAGTCGCTGGTTCCCGAAATCGCCGCCCATGCCGGCCTTAGCTTCAGCGAACTGGTCGACTGGATAGTGGAGGACGCCATATGCCGGGCTTGA
- the murC gene encoding UDP-N-acetylmuramate--L-alanine ligase codes for MSALPLDIGTLHFIGIGGIGMSGIAEVMHNLGYTVQGSDLSESASVRRLCALGIHVTIGHSEEALGDAAVVVISSAVKADNVEVVVARTRMLPVVRRAEMLAELMRLKWSIAVGGTHGKTTTTSMVAALLDAARLDPTVINGGIINAYGTNSRLGAGEWMVVEADESDGTFVRLPATIAVVTNIDPEHMEFYGNFDSLRAAFQSFVENIPFYGFAALCIDHAEVQAMIGRMPDRRIVTYGTSPQADVRAIDVQPISEGMHFDVAINRRGGDGERIWRNLVLHIPGAYNVQNALAMIAIATEMGITEDTVRAALSTFKGVRRRFTRIGTVGGISIVDDYAHHPVEIAAVLDAARQVAEGRVIAVVQPHRFTRLRDLFEEFCSCFNDADAVVVTNVFAAGEAPIDGFDRDALAEGLRARGHRAVTALKNEALLTETIAGIAEDGDLVICLGAGSITQWANDLPTRLAALSAPPHAIRDGQ; via the coding sequence ATGAGCGCGCTACCTCTTGACATCGGCACCCTGCATTTCATCGGCATCGGCGGCATTGGCATGAGCGGCATTGCCGAAGTCATGCACAATCTCGGCTACACGGTGCAGGGCAGCGACCTCTCGGAGAGCGCCAGCGTCCGGCGCCTGTGCGCGCTCGGCATCCACGTCACCATCGGCCATAGCGAGGAGGCGCTCGGCGACGCCGCGGTAGTGGTCATCTCCAGCGCCGTCAAAGCCGATAATGTCGAGGTCGTAGTGGCGCGTACGCGCATGTTGCCGGTGGTTCGTCGCGCCGAGATGCTGGCCGAGCTGATGCGCTTGAAATGGTCAATCGCCGTCGGCGGCACCCACGGCAAGACTACCACCACTTCGATGGTCGCCGCTCTGCTCGATGCCGCGCGCCTAGATCCGACAGTGATCAATGGCGGCATTATCAATGCCTACGGCACCAATTCGCGCCTCGGCGCCGGCGAATGGATGGTGGTCGAGGCCGACGAATCCGACGGCACCTTCGTCCGCCTACCGGCAACCATTGCCGTGGTCACCAATATCGATCCAGAGCATATGGAGTTCTATGGTAATTTTGATTCCTTGCGCGCCGCCTTTCAGAGTTTTGTCGAGAATATTCCGTTTTACGGCTTCGCCGCGCTTTGCATAGACCACGCGGAAGTGCAGGCGATGATCGGACGCATGCCGGACCGCCGCATCGTCACCTACGGCACCAGTCCGCAGGCCGATGTGCGCGCCATAGACGTACAGCCGATTTCAGAGGGCATGCACTTCGATGTCGCCATCAACCGGCGCGGCGGTGACGGCGAGCGGATTTGGCGCAATCTGGTGCTACACATCCCAGGCGCCTACAACGTGCAGAACGCACTCGCCATGATCGCCATCGCCACTGAGATGGGCATCACTGAGGACACCGTACGCGCCGCTCTCTCAACCTTCAAAGGCGTGCGCCGGCGCTTTACGCGCATCGGCACAGTGGGTGGTATCAGCATTGTCGATGACTACGCCCATCACCCGGTGGAGATCGCCGCCGTGCTCGACGCTGCACGCCAGGTGGCCGAGGGCCGTGTGATCGCCGTCGTTCAGCCGCATCGCTTCACGCGCCTACGCGATCTCTTCGAGGAATTCTGCTCCTGCTTCAACGACGCTGACGCCGTGGTTGTCACCAATGTTTTCGCGGCTGGCGAAGCCCCCATCGACGGCTTCGATCGAGACGCGCTGGCGGAGGGTCTTCGCGCCCGCGGGCACCGGGCCGTAACCGCACTCAAGAACGAGGCATTGCTGACCGAAACTATCGCCGGAATCGCCGAGGATGGCGATCTGGTAATCTGCCTCGGCGCCGGCAGCATAACACAGTGGGCCAATGATCTGCCGACCCGCCTCGCCGCTCTATCAGCGCCACCACATGCCATCAGAGATGGCCAATGA
- the mraY gene encoding phospho-N-acetylmuramoyl-pentapeptide-transferase codes for MLYNFLSPLAEDYAVLNLFRYLTFRTGGAVLTALIISFIVGPGLIRLLRTRQVEGQPIRDDGPEKHLETKKGTPTMGGFLILLALITGTLLWADLSNQFVWIVLLVTVGFGIIGFADDYLKVTQRHHRGLPGSLKLLAQFAIALAATVWITWLVPNDLSMALALPFLKSVLIQLGWFAIPFAMLVVVGASNAVNLTDGLDGLAIVPIMIAAACFGIISYLVGNAVFANYLQIHAVPGAGELAVLCGALLGASLGFLWFNAPPAMVFMGDTGSLATGGALGTISVITKHELVLAIVGGLFVLEAVSVIAQVTSFKLTGRRVFRMAPLHHHFEQKGWEEPTIVIRFWIIALILALVGLATLKLR; via the coding sequence ATGCTCTACAACTTCCTTTCGCCGCTCGCCGAGGATTACGCGGTCCTGAACCTGTTCCGCTATCTCACTTTTCGCACCGGCGGCGCCGTCCTTACCGCTCTCATTATCAGCTTCATCGTCGGGCCGGGTCTGATCCGTCTGCTGCGCACGCGCCAGGTGGAAGGCCAACCGATCCGCGACGATGGGCCGGAGAAGCATCTGGAAACCAAGAAGGGCACGCCGACCATGGGCGGCTTCCTGATTTTGCTGGCCCTGATAACCGGCACGCTGTTGTGGGCAGACCTGAGCAACCAGTTCGTCTGGATCGTGTTGCTGGTCACGGTCGGCTTCGGCATCATCGGTTTCGCCGACGATTATCTCAAGGTTACCCAGCGCCACCATCGGGGTCTGCCGGGCTCACTCAAGCTGCTCGCCCAGTTCGCCATCGCGCTTGCGGCGACGGTATGGATCACGTGGCTGGTGCCCAACGACCTCTCCATGGCCCTAGCCCTACCGTTTCTGAAAAGCGTACTGATCCAACTCGGTTGGTTCGCCATCCCTTTCGCCATGCTGGTGGTGGTCGGCGCCTCCAACGCGGTCAACCTGACCGACGGCCTCGACGGCCTGGCCATCGTGCCGATCATGATCGCCGCGGCGTGCTTCGGCATAATCTCCTATCTCGTCGGCAATGCAGTCTTTGCCAATTACTTACAAATTCATGCGGTGCCGGGCGCCGGCGAGCTGGCCGTGCTATGCGGCGCCCTGCTCGGCGCCAGCCTAGGCTTTCTTTGGTTCAACGCACCACCCGCCATGGTCTTCATGGGTGACACCGGAAGCCTCGCCACGGGCGGCGCGCTCGGTACCATCAGCGTCATCACCAAGCACGAGTTGGTGCTCGCCATCGTCGGCGGACTGTTCGTGCTGGAGGCGGTATCCGTAATCGCACAGGTGACTTCATTCAAGCTGACCGGGCGCCGCGTTTTCCGTATGGCACCCCTGCATCACCACTTCGAGCAGAAGGGTTGGGAAGAGCCAACCATCGTCATCCGCTTCTGGATCATCGCCCTAATCCTAGCGCTGGTCGGGCTCGCCACCCTGAAGTTGAGGTGA
- the murB gene encoding UDP-N-acetylmuramate dehydrogenase produces the protein MIAATIPRLIDRLPAVRGEMRADVPLHRISWFRVGGSAEVLFEPADRDDLAAFLATHSAEVPVTVLGTCSNVIIRDGGIDGVVVRLGRGFTSIKIAGTMVHAGAGAADKIVARMACEASVAGLEFLVGVPGTIGGGVRMNAGAYKREFADVITSIEVLDTAGNVQELSGNNLGFAYRHSTLPEGWICTGATLVGESGDYDEIDARMHEIVQAREISQPIRARTGGSTFANPASGAKAWQLIDQAGCRGLAIGDAQVSEQHCNFLINRGKASATDLETLGETVRERVRETSGVTLEWEIRRLGKPAGERP, from the coding sequence ATGATAGCAGCAACCATCCCGCGGCTGATCGATAGACTGCCAGCTGTACGTGGCGAGATGCGCGCGGACGTACCACTACATCGCATCAGCTGGTTCCGTGTCGGCGGCTCGGCGGAAGTGCTATTCGAGCCTGCCGATCGCGACGACCTTGCGGCATTCCTCGCCACCCACAGTGCCGAGGTGCCCGTGACCGTACTCGGCACATGTTCGAACGTGATCATCCGCGACGGCGGTATCGATGGCGTGGTGGTGCGCCTAGGTCGCGGCTTCACGAGCATAAAAATTGCTGGGACCATGGTCCACGCTGGCGCCGGCGCAGCGGACAAGATAGTCGCGCGGATGGCCTGCGAGGCAAGTGTCGCGGGGCTCGAGTTCCTCGTCGGCGTGCCAGGCACCATCGGCGGAGGTGTACGCATGAATGCAGGCGCCTATAAGCGCGAGTTCGCCGACGTCATAACCAGCATCGAGGTGTTGGATACCGCCGGCAACGTGCAGGAGTTATCGGGAAACAATCTCGGCTTCGCTTACCGGCACAGCACGCTGCCTGAGGGTTGGATCTGCACGGGCGCTACATTGGTTGGCGAGTCTGGGGACTACGATGAGATCGACGCCCGTATGCACGAGATTGTGCAGGCTCGCGAGATAAGCCAACCAATCCGCGCGCGCACCGGCGGTAGCACTTTCGCGAATCCGGCTAGCGGTGCCAAGGCATGGCAACTGATCGACCAAGCCGGTTGCCGCGGGCTAGCCATCGGCGACGCCCAGGTCTCGGAGCAACACTGTAATTTCCTTATAAATCGCGGCAAGGCCAGCGCCACCGACCTGGAAACGCTCGGCGAGACCGTGCGCGAGCGCGTGCGCGAGACAAGCGGCGTCACCCTTGAGTGGGAAATTCGGCGCCTGGGCAAGCCTGCCGGAGAGCGCCCATGA
- the murG gene encoding undecaprenyldiphospho-muramoylpentapeptide beta-N-acetylglucosaminyltransferase — MSGPVVIAAGGTGGHVFPALALAAALRADGIETAFITDRRGSAFEGEIAGVACYAVRAGAVAERNVLGILRSLTNLLIGTWQARGLLRRLKPPLAVGFGGYASVPPLFAAAGLGVPTLIHEANAVLGRANRLLAHRARVIATAFPKTTRVRPGQRLAPTGNPVRAEIVAARAVPYAAPKPDGPFRLLVIGGSQGARIMGSRLPQALATLPDATRSRLALTLQCREEDLSDARANLDAAGIKAEVYTFYHDIADRLASAHLVIARAGASTVAELTCIGRPAILIPFAHATDDHQSANAAALVAAGGAWMIAESDIRGEALRNTIAARMTDPALATTAEKARAFGAPDAAARLATLAKDLMQEGAR; from the coding sequence ATGAGCGGGCCGGTAGTAATCGCGGCCGGCGGCACCGGTGGCCATGTTTTTCCGGCGCTGGCACTGGCGGCCGCCTTGCGCGCGGACGGCATCGAGACCGCCTTCATCACCGACCGTCGGGGCAGCGCCTTTGAGGGCGAGATAGCTGGCGTTGCGTGCTATGCCGTACGCGCCGGCGCCGTTGCTGAGCGCAATGTTCTCGGCATCCTACGCTCACTAACCAATCTGCTTATCGGCACCTGGCAGGCGCGGGGCCTGCTGCGTCGGCTCAAGCCGCCGCTGGCAGTGGGGTTTGGCGGCTATGCCTCGGTGCCGCCTCTGTTCGCGGCCGCTGGCCTCGGCGTGCCGACTCTCATCCACGAAGCCAATGCAGTTCTCGGCCGCGCTAACCGGCTGCTCGCCCACCGCGCCCGCGTCATCGCCACCGCCTTCCCCAAAACCACGCGCGTGCGCCCAGGCCAGCGGCTCGCCCCCACGGGTAACCCGGTACGCGCTGAGATCGTCGCCGCACGCGCTGTCCCCTACGCCGCGCCAAAGCCGGACGGACCGTTCCGCCTGTTGGTCATTGGCGGCAGCCAGGGCGCGCGCATCATGGGCAGCCGGTTGCCGCAAGCGCTCGCCACTCTGCCAGACGCCACCCGGTCGCGCCTAGCCCTGACCTTGCAATGCCGCGAAGAGGACCTGAGCGACGCCCGCGCAAACCTTGATGCCGCCGGCATCAAAGCCGAGGTCTACACCTTCTATCACGACATCGCAGACCGCTTGGCAAGCGCCCATCTTGTGATCGCGCGCGCCGGAGCTTCAACCGTTGCCGAACTCACCTGTATCGGCCGACCGGCAATCTTGATCCCTTTCGCCCATGCGACCGATGATCACCAGAGTGCCAACGCGGCCGCCCTGGTCGCGGCTGGCGGCGCCTGGATGATCGCCGAATCCGATATCCGCGGCGAGGCCCTGCGCAATACGATTGCCGCGCGCATGACTGATCCGGCCCTGGCCACCACGGCAGAGAAAGCGCGAGCCTTCGGCGCGCCCGACGCAGCGGCAAGGCTGGCGACGTTGGCCAAAGATCTGATGCAGGAGGGTGCGCGATGA
- a CDS encoding FtsQ-type POTRA domain-containing protein, whose translation MSRAGARKAASSKSKVARKPRSRKPAQQRRLRLDRRRVRQLTMGIVLLLILGGSAHTWRSGLIQAISAKAGRQAVTASVDAGLAVEEIFVVGRSHVSLERLREALSIERGDAILVLDLDAARTRIEALSWVAAASIERRLPDTLYVRIVERKPFALWQHQGRMALVDDKGALLTNETLQRFVTLPLVVGEGAPRALPILLSVLADEPEIAARVTAAVWVGRRRWTLNIDDRLKVKLPEHSVADAWQRLVQLQRRDRILDRALVMLDLRHADRLVVRPAADAIIPAPGSESDV comes from the coding sequence GTGAGCCGAGCGGGGGCGCGCAAGGCGGCCAGCAGCAAGTCGAAGGTCGCGCGTAAACCCCGCTCGCGCAAGCCTGCGCAGCAACGGCGCCTGCGCCTCGATAGACGGCGTGTGCGCCAACTTACCATGGGAATTGTGCTCCTTCTGATCTTGGGCGGCAGCGCTCATACCTGGCGAAGCGGACTAATACAGGCCATTAGCGCGAAGGCCGGGCGCCAGGCTGTCACTGCCAGTGTCGATGCCGGTCTCGCCGTAGAGGAGATCTTCGTCGTCGGCCGCAGCCATGTCTCGCTCGAGCGCCTGCGCGAGGCGCTCAGTATCGAGCGCGGCGACGCAATTCTGGTGCTTGATTTAGATGCGGCACGAACGCGCATCGAAGCGCTATCTTGGGTTGCCGCAGCAAGTATCGAACGCCGGCTGCCGGATACGCTCTATGTGCGCATTGTCGAGCGCAAGCCGTTCGCCCTTTGGCAGCATCAGGGCCGCATGGCGCTAGTCGATGACAAAGGTGCACTGCTGACCAACGAGACTCTGCAACGCTTCGTCACCCTGCCACTGGTCGTCGGCGAAGGCGCGCCGCGCGCCTTGCCGATTCTGCTGAGCGTGCTGGCGGATGAGCCTGAAATAGCAGCGCGCGTCACTGCGGCTGTCTGGGTCGGCCGCCGCCGCTGGACGCTCAATATCGACGACCGGCTCAAGGTCAAGCTCCCCGAGCACAGCGTCGCCGACGCCTGGCAACGCCTGGTGCAGCTGCAACGGCGCGATAGAATTCTCGACCGCGCCCTCGTCATGCTCGATCTCAGGCACGCGGACCGGCTCGTCGTGCGTCCGGCCGCCGACGCGATCATTCCCGCCCCGGGCTCGGAGTCGGACGTATGA
- the ftsW gene encoding putative lipid II flippase FtsW, protein MSAPARVDSSLLGRWWLTVDRWMLAALLVLLALGALMVLAASPAVAERLSLDSFHFAHRHLAFLVPSLFLMLAVSLLSPVGVRRLAMIMLGVGMLLMLTTLIFGFEANGSRRWLAVGGISFQPSEIVKPALAVVAAWLFTLQRQSRGVPGDAMSAGLFAIVLLLLVMQPDFGMAFAATVVWSAQWFLAGLPLLWVGVLMAVGISGLIAGYRTLDHVQSRIDRFLDPATGDTYQIDTALSAFSSGGLLGRGPGEGVIKAHLPDAHSDFIFAVVGEEFGLVACLALVALFAFVVLRGFLRLQKEEDLFRLLAAAGLLTLFGMQALINMAVSLNLLPTKGMTLPFISYGGSSMLSLAVAMGMVLALTRWHVRPGCWP, encoded by the coding sequence ATGAGCGCTCCGGCTCGCGTCGATTCGAGCCTGCTCGGACGCTGGTGGCTCACCGTGGACCGCTGGATGCTGGCGGCGCTGCTTGTCTTGCTCGCGCTCGGCGCCCTGATGGTGCTGGCGGCCAGCCCAGCAGTTGCAGAGCGCCTCAGCCTCGACAGCTTTCACTTCGCGCACCGGCACCTCGCCTTCCTGGTGCCATCGTTGTTCCTGATGCTGGCGGTATCGCTGCTCTCGCCGGTCGGTGTCCGCCGCTTGGCCATGATCATGCTTGGCGTCGGCATGCTGTTGATGCTGACGACGCTGATCTTCGGTTTCGAAGCCAACGGCTCCCGCCGCTGGCTGGCCGTCGGTGGAATTTCCTTCCAGCCCTCGGAGATCGTCAAACCAGCGTTGGCCGTAGTCGCGGCCTGGTTGTTCACCCTGCAGCGCCAAAGTCGCGGCGTACCCGGGGATGCGATGTCGGCGGGGCTGTTCGCGATCGTACTTCTGCTACTTGTTATGCAACCTGACTTCGGCATGGCCTTTGCCGCCACCGTGGTTTGGTCGGCACAGTGGTTCCTGGCCGGCCTACCGCTGCTTTGGGTCGGCGTGCTCATGGCGGTGGGTATCAGTGGATTAATAGCGGGCTATCGAACTCTAGATCATGTGCAAAGTCGTATCGACCGCTTTCTCGATCCGGCCACGGGCGATACTTATCAGATCGATACCGCTCTCAGTGCCTTTTCGAGTGGCGGGCTGCTCGGCCGCGGACCAGGTGAGGGAGTGATCAAGGCTCACTTGCCGGACGCCCATTCGGATTTTATTTTCGCCGTAGTTGGTGAGGAGTTTGGTCTCGTCGCCTGCCTAGCGCTGGTGGCGCTCTTCGCCTTCGTCGTTCTGCGTGGCTTCTTGCGCTTGCAGAAAGAAGAGGACCTCTTCCGCCTGCTCGCCGCGGCCGGGCTGCTGACACTGTTCGGCATGCAGGCACTAATCAACATGGCGGTCTCACTCAACCTGCTTCCGACCAAGGGTATGACGCTGCCCTTTATCTCCTATGGTGGCTCGTCGATGCTCTCGCTGGCGGTGGCCATGGGCATGGTGCTGGCGCTTACACGCTGGCACGTACGCCCGGGATGCTGGCCATGA
- the murD gene encoding UDP-N-acetylmuramoyl-L-alanine--D-glutamate ligase produces MITVTEFQGERVAVFGLGRSGLSAIRALIAGGAEVLAGDDRAGNLGEAARLGAKTADLPDTDWRGIKALVLSPGVPLTHPQPHPVVHAAVAAGVEILCDVPLMAAAVRTKGPQIVGITGTNGKSTTTALLGHLLRHADRAVQIGGNIGTPTLDLKPLEDDGTYVIEMSSYQLDLARGMAFDVAALLNLSPDHLDRHGGMDGYVAAKRHIFDGQDAACSAVIAIDDRLTAAIFDDLTEHGAQRLIPVSTHGPVERGVFVADSALHDALDNDAIRITSLSGIDSLAGSHNRQNAATAYAIARALGLTAGEAASGLASYPGLAHRMEPITTQRGVRFINDSKATNAIAAAQALSAFERIHWIAGGHGKNKDFGALKPWLDHVVCAYLIGETAEHLATELDMPTVQCGTLDRAVAKAAETAARGEVVLFSPACASFDQFANFEARGERFRQLVEALS; encoded by the coding sequence ATGATCACGGTTACGGAATTCCAGGGCGAACGGGTCGCGGTCTTCGGACTGGGGCGGAGCGGCCTGTCGGCTATTCGGGCGCTTATCGCGGGCGGCGCCGAGGTGCTGGCCGGCGACGATCGCGCGGGCAACCTGGGCGAGGCTGCACGGCTCGGTGCAAAGACAGCCGACCTGCCAGACACCGATTGGCGGGGCATCAAAGCGCTTGTGCTCAGCCCTGGCGTGCCCCTTACCCATCCGCAGCCACACCCGGTGGTACACGCGGCGGTAGCCGCCGGCGTCGAGATTCTTTGCGATGTGCCGTTGATGGCTGCCGCGGTTCGCACCAAGGGTCCGCAGATTGTCGGTATTACCGGTACCAACGGCAAGTCGACCACCACAGCCCTGCTCGGACACTTGCTGCGCCATGCCGACCGCGCGGTGCAGATCGGCGGCAATATCGGCACCCCGACACTCGACCTAAAACCGCTTGAGGACGACGGTACCTACGTAATCGAAATGTCGTCCTACCAGCTCGATCTGGCCCGTGGTATGGCCTTCGATGTGGCGGCGCTACTCAATCTGTCACCGGACCACCTCGACCGCCATGGCGGCATGGACGGCTATGTCGCGGCGAAACGGCACATCTTCGACGGCCAGGACGCGGCTTGCAGCGCGGTCATCGCTATCGACGACCGGCTTACCGCCGCCATCTTCGACGACCTTACCGAGCATGGCGCCCAACGGCTGATTCCGGTATCGACCCATGGACCGGTCGAACGCGGCGTCTTTGTCGCCGACAGCGCCCTACACGACGCCCTTGACAACGACGCAATACGCATCACATCGCTTAGCGGCATCGACAGCTTGGCCGGCAGCCACAATCGCCAAAACGCTGCCACAGCCTACGCCATCGCTCGCGCCCTTGGCCTTACGGCGGGCGAGGCGGCGAGCGGGCTTGCCTCCTATCCGGGTCTTGCCCACCGCATGGAGCCTATCACGACGCAGCGCGGCGTGCGCTTTATCAACGACAGCAAAGCGACCAATGCCATAGCAGCGGCCCAGGCACTGTCTGCCTTCGAGCGCATCCACTGGATTGCCGGCGGCCATGGCAAAAACAAAGATTTCGGTGCGCTCAAACCCTGGCTCGATCATGTCGTGTGCGCCTATTTAATCGGCGAGACAGCGGAACACTTGGCAACAGAACTCGATATGCCCACAGTTCAGTGTGGCACCCTCGACCGTGCCGTAGCCAAAGCAGCTGAAACCGCGGCGCGAGGTGAGGTGGTGTTGTTCTCGCCAGCTTGCGCCTCATTCGACCAGTTTGCCAACTTCGAGGCGCGTGGAGAGCGTTTTCGCCAGCTTGTCGAGGCCCTCTCATGA
- the murF gene encoding UDP-N-acetylmuramoyl-tripeptide--D-alanyl-D-alanine ligase encodes MTTLASWTATAAASACGGRAHSNWTAAGVSIDSRSLTGGELFVALSGPNFDGHDFVAQALEAAAAAAMVSRVPPGLARAPLLLVEDTEAALISLARAGRARSAARLVGITGSVGKTGTKDLAARALSTLGTTFASRGNLNNQIGLPLSLTNLPSQTHFCVLEMGMNHAGEIAVLSDVARPDVALITTVEAVHLAYFRDVGEIAAAKAEIFSGVIPGGTAVLNRDNPHFAYLAKAAGEAGITRIIDFGTSEACVARLLDYWPTPGNNRVSIAIDGRRLDYVLGIDGRHWAMNSLAALAAVHALGEDIDRAVTAFAEAIAPAGRGAMRPLDLACGRVLLIDDSYNASPASMRAAIAMLAESGGSRRVAIFGDMLELGDDAESLHAALALNLEQAEVDLVHTAGPLSAATHNALPHHRRGLHAADSTELAPQISATLRKGDAVLVKGSRGSAMERVVTALITADNKGDAMLLAANGNC; translated from the coding sequence GTGACCACCCTGGCGTCATGGACGGCAACAGCGGCGGCAAGTGCGTGCGGTGGAAGGGCGCACAGCAATTGGACCGCCGCCGGCGTCTCAATAGACAGCCGCAGCCTGACGGGTGGCGAGTTGTTTGTCGCCTTGTCAGGACCAAACTTCGATGGTCACGACTTCGTCGCTCAGGCCCTGGAAGCAGCTGCCGCAGCCGCCATGGTCTCTCGCGTGCCACCCGGGCTCGCGAGGGCTCCGCTGCTCCTAGTCGAGGACACGGAGGCGGCCCTCATCTCCCTCGCCCGAGCCGGGCGCGCGCGCAGTGCGGCGCGCCTAGTCGGCATCACCGGCAGCGTCGGCAAGACCGGCACTAAGGACTTGGCAGCGCGGGCACTTTCAACCCTCGGCACCACCTTCGCCAGCCGCGGCAATCTCAACAACCAGATCGGCCTGCCCCTGAGCCTAACGAACCTGCCGTCACAAACACACTTCTGCGTACTCGAGATGGGCATGAACCATGCTGGCGAGATTGCCGTACTGAGCGATGTTGCCCGCCCCGACGTAGCGCTGATAACAACCGTGGAGGCGGTTCACTTGGCCTATTTCCGCGACGTCGGTGAGATCGCCGCAGCCAAGGCGGAGATCTTCTCCGGGGTAATTCCGGGTGGCACTGCTGTGCTCAACCGGGACAACCCCCATTTTGCCTATCTGGCCAAGGCAGCGGGTGAAGCAGGAATCACGCGCATCATTGATTTCGGCACATCCGAGGCCTGTGTAGCGCGCTTACTCGACTACTGGCCAACGCCCGGCAACAACCGCGTATCGATCGCGATCGACGGTCGGCGACTCGATTATGTGCTCGGCATCGACGGCCGCCACTGGGCCATGAACAGCCTTGCCGCACTGGCTGCCGTCCACGCGCTTGGCGAAGATATCGACCGCGCTGTAACAGCCTTTGCCGAGGCCATTGCCCCAGCCGGACGCGGTGCCATGCGCCCCCTCGACCTCGCCTGCGGCCGGGTGCTGCTCATCGACGACAGCTACAACGCTAGCCCCGCGTCCATGCGCGCAGCTATCGCGATGCTCGCCGAAAGCGGTGGAAGCCGGCGCGTCGCCATCTTCGGCGACATGCTGGAGCTTGGCGACGACGCAGAGAGCCTGCATGCTGCACTGGCGCTCAACCTGGAGCAGGCTGAGGTTGATCTGGTGCATACGGCCGGACCATTATCGGCAGCTACACATAATGCGTTACCGCATCACCGCCGCGGCCTCCACGCGGCGGATTCCACTGAACTCGCGCCGCAGATCTCAGCGACGCTGCGCAAGGGCGACGCAGTCCTGGTCAAGGGCTCGCGCGGCAGCGCCATGGAACGCGTGGTCACGGCGCTAATCACGGCCGACAACAAGGGCGACGCCATGTTGCTCGCCGCCAATGGCAACTGCTGA